One genomic window of Vibrio parahaemolyticus includes the following:
- a CDS encoding cystatin family protein: MKKTLLASLVCVVALAGCNQKEETEAPAQSQPEANPICNLEKLPGGWSQSDMTDEAQPLLDVVLAQMNTSAKLKQILSVRTQVVSGMNYAIEFEMDNGEIWNTIVYRSLNDEIKMTQPAKLGRFCS, encoded by the coding sequence ATGAAGAAAACATTATTGGCGTCACTCGTATGTGTAGTGGCTTTAGCTGGATGTAATCAAAAGGAAGAGACCGAGGCACCAGCCCAATCGCAACCGGAAGCGAACCCAATCTGTAACTTAGAAAAACTGCCCGGCGGATGGTCGCAAAGTGACATGACCGATGAAGCGCAACCATTGCTTGATGTGGTACTCGCGCAAATGAACACTTCCGCTAAGTTAAAGCAAATCCTCAGTGTTCGCACTCAGGTGGTAAGCGGCATGAATTACGCGATTGAATTTGAAATGGATAATGGCGAAATCTGGAATACGATTGTCTACCGCTCGTTAAACGACGAAATCAAGATGACGCAACCTGCAAAACTTGGACGCTTCTGCTCATAA
- a CDS encoding metalloregulator ArsR/SmtB family transcription factor — protein MLPHQFFKLLSDETRVRCLMLVAREGEICVGDLAFALQESQPKVSRHLAQLRSSGILVDKRQGQWVYYELSQQLPGWMRKLIEDLVASNCLKQEYQDDITRLHDKSREACC, from the coding sequence ATGCTTCCACATCAGTTTTTCAAGCTTTTATCTGACGAGACTCGTGTGCGCTGCTTAATGCTGGTGGCCCGCGAAGGAGAAATTTGCGTAGGTGATTTGGCGTTTGCATTGCAAGAGAGTCAGCCGAAAGTTTCTCGTCATCTTGCTCAGTTAAGATCGAGTGGCATTTTAGTCGATAAGCGTCAGGGACAATGGGTGTACTACGAGTTATCGCAGCAATTGCCAGGATGGATGCGCAAGTTGATTGAAGACTTAGTAGCATCGAATTGCTTGAAGCAAGAATACCAAGACGACATTACACGCTTGCACGATAAAAGTCGTGAGGCTTGCTGTTAA
- a CDS encoding YhgN family NAAT transporter — MDILSAATMLFLIMDPLGNLPIVLSILKHIDPKRRRKVLIRELIFALLILMLFLFAGQSILSFLHVQPETLSISGGIILFIIAIKMIFPSAGSITGLAAGEEPFIVPMAIPMIAGPSVIAALLLLSSQHPDKLVELSASVVIAWGATFFILMFYGFFNRLLGERGLKAVERLMGLLLVMISTQMFLDGVKSYLG; from the coding sequence ATGGATATTCTTTCTGCAGCGACCATGCTGTTTCTTATCATGGACCCTCTTGGCAATTTGCCCATTGTGTTGTCCATTCTTAAACACATCGATCCCAAACGTCGTCGTAAGGTGCTCATCCGCGAGCTGATTTTTGCCTTATTGATTTTGATGTTGTTCTTGTTCGCCGGACAAAGCATCTTGAGCTTTTTGCACGTACAGCCGGAAACTTTGAGTATCTCTGGTGGCATCATCTTATTTATCATCGCAATTAAGATGATTTTCCCAAGTGCAGGGAGCATCACCGGGTTAGCGGCGGGTGAAGAGCCGTTTATTGTGCCAATGGCGATTCCAATGATTGCTGGCCCATCAGTGATTGCCGCGTTACTTCTGCTTTCTTCCCAGCATCCCGACAAACTGGTCGAACTCTCAGCGTCGGTGGTGATTGCGTGGGGCGCGACCTTCTTTATTTTGATGTTCTATGGCTTTTTCAATCGTCTGTTGGGCGAACGCGGTCTGAAAGCGGTGGAACGCTTGATGGGCTTGTTATTGGTGATGATTTCCACCCAGATGTTCCTAGATGGTGTGAAAAGCTATTTGGGATAA
- a CDS encoding Cof-type HAD-IIB family hydrolase: MSTSLPCKEITKIVASDLDGTLLAPNHQLSAYSKETLKALHEKGYTFVFATGRHHVDVASIRRQVGIPAYMITSNGARVHDQNDQLMYSENVPADLVQGVIDTIKHDHEILIHMYQNDSWLMNKDDETLRDFHDEFTYVLFDEDQAPTDGIAKIFFTHPAQDHERLVVFENKLREQFGDKLNIAFSTPWCLEVMSAGVSKGHALQAVAETLGLTLENCIAFGDGMNDVEMLSMAGKGLVMGTSHEKVMKALPNNEVIGSNADDAVAHYLQDHLL; this comes from the coding sequence ATGAGCACATCGCTACCTTGCAAAGAGATCACTAAAATCGTTGCCTCAGATCTGGATGGCACGTTACTGGCACCAAACCATCAGCTAAGTGCTTACTCAAAAGAGACGCTAAAAGCGCTGCATGAAAAGGGTTACACCTTTGTCTTTGCAACGGGTCGCCACCACGTAGACGTTGCAAGCATTCGTCGCCAAGTGGGCATTCCGGCTTACATGATCACCTCAAACGGTGCGCGTGTTCATGACCAAAACGATCAACTGATGTACAGTGAAAACGTACCTGCAGATTTGGTTCAAGGCGTGATCGACACGATCAAACATGATCACGAGATACTTATCCACATGTATCAAAACGACAGTTGGCTGATGAACAAAGACGACGAAACACTGCGTGATTTCCATGACGAATTCACATACGTCTTATTCGATGAAGACCAAGCGCCTACCGACGGCATTGCGAAAATTTTCTTCACCCATCCAGCGCAAGATCATGAACGTTTGGTGGTGTTTGAAAACAAACTGCGTGAACAGTTTGGCGATAAATTGAATATCGCGTTCTCTACTCCTTGGTGCTTAGAAGTAATGAGTGCGGGCGTTTCGAAAGGCCACGCGCTACAAGCAGTCGCGGAAACTCTGGGTTTAACGCTCGAAAACTGCATTGCATTTGGCGACGGCATGAATGATGTCGAAATGCTATCAATGGCAGGCAAAGGCTTAGTAATGGGCACATCACACGAGAAAGTGATGAAAGCGCTGCCAAACAATGAAGTGATTGGCAGCAACGCAGACGATGCCGTGGCGCATTACCTGCAAGATCACCTGCTCTAA
- the rhtB gene encoding homoserine/homoserine lactone efflux protein has product MDTHVWLAYVVTAIVFSLAPGSGTVNSISNGLSYGTRKSLGAIVGLQIGLAIHIALVGAGIGALVAQSATAFTIIKWVGAAYLVWLGIQKWRDTSGLIANESHKEMSGSALLYKAVLINLTNPKSIVFLVALFPQFIDPAKDQLTQLLALGVTTVVIDACVMLGYTTLAAQMGRFIRSDKIMGKINKVFGSMFMGCGALLAAAKS; this is encoded by the coding sequence ATGGATACCCACGTTTGGTTGGCCTATGTGGTAACTGCAATCGTTTTTAGTTTGGCTCCGGGTTCAGGCACGGTTAACTCAATCAGCAATGGCTTGAGTTACGGCACGCGTAAATCGCTTGGCGCGATTGTTGGTCTGCAAATCGGACTCGCGATTCACATCGCCTTGGTTGGCGCTGGCATCGGTGCGCTGGTGGCGCAATCGGCAACTGCGTTTACTATCATTAAATGGGTAGGTGCGGCTTACCTTGTATGGTTGGGTATTCAGAAATGGCGTGATACTTCCGGCTTGATTGCCAATGAGAGTCACAAAGAGATGTCAGGTAGCGCATTATTGTATAAAGCCGTTTTAATTAACCTGACTAACCCTAAATCGATCGTCTTTTTGGTGGCGTTGTTCCCACAGTTTATCGACCCTGCAAAAGACCAACTGACGCAATTGTTGGCGCTAGGGGTGACGACAGTGGTAATTGATGCGTGTGTAATGTTGGGTTACACCACGTTAGCGGCGCAGATGGGACGCTTTATCCGTTCAGACAAGATCATGGGTAAAATTAACAAAGTATTCGGTTCAATGTTTATGGGTTGTGGTGCATTATTAGCGGCTGCAAAATCCTAA
- a CDS encoding EAL and HDOD domain-containing protein, translated as MNTTYVARQPIFNRKRQTLGYELLFRDGESNAYPAHIESNRATYRLIVENFLSLGTNPVIASSRCFINFPHQSLVRRLPRSLPKNKIVVEVLETCQPTDDLLDAIRELYREGYLIALDDFTLTPEWRRFLPYVHIVKLDIMAMGLEKACELVKTHLAKRVKYHFLAERVETAEEFEQAKAAGFKFFQGYFFSKPLVSQTKYVSPEQVLALQLFREVCAPEPDFDRIESIITQDVALSYKLLRFVNTQITTLEVEISSFRQALIYLGQDKLKQFVSLVVASYISSNKPRELYNLSLQRAQFCELMSRYQPFSHLNEQGFMVGLLSILDAMLDLSIEALVKQLPLSDSVQQALLHRKGEYGVLISLEECYERADWHGVEKLSGQLGLSFDEVKASLSEAARWSQSVVAV; from the coding sequence ATGAATACAACGTATGTCGCTCGTCAGCCGATTTTTAACCGTAAAAGACAGACGCTGGGTTATGAATTGTTATTTAGAGATGGGGAAAGCAACGCCTATCCCGCCCATATCGAATCAAACCGAGCGACATACCGATTAATCGTCGAGAACTTTCTATCACTGGGTACTAACCCAGTGATTGCGTCTTCGCGATGCTTCATCAACTTTCCTCATCAGAGCTTGGTACGCCGTTTGCCTCGCAGCTTGCCAAAAAACAAAATCGTCGTAGAAGTCTTAGAGACTTGCCAACCTACCGATGATCTTCTCGATGCAATTCGCGAGTTATATCGAGAAGGTTATTTGATCGCGCTGGATGATTTCACCTTAACGCCGGAGTGGCGTCGCTTCTTACCTTATGTGCACATCGTTAAACTCGATATCATGGCGATGGGGCTAGAAAAAGCGTGTGAACTGGTTAAAACCCACCTCGCCAAGCGCGTCAAATATCACTTTTTAGCGGAACGCGTCGAAACCGCAGAAGAGTTTGAGCAAGCCAAAGCGGCGGGTTTTAAATTCTTTCAAGGCTACTTTTTTAGCAAGCCATTGGTGTCGCAAACCAAATACGTCAGTCCGGAGCAGGTGTTAGCGTTACAACTGTTTCGGGAAGTCTGCGCGCCAGAGCCGGATTTTGACCGCATTGAAAGCATCATTACGCAAGATGTGGCCTTGTCGTACAAGTTACTGCGTTTTGTGAATACCCAGATCACCACATTAGAGGTGGAAATCAGCTCGTTCCGTCAGGCGCTGATTTACCTTGGTCAAGACAAGCTGAAGCAATTTGTCTCTTTGGTGGTGGCGTCTTACATCTCAAGCAACAAACCGCGTGAGTTGTACAACCTCTCTTTGCAACGTGCCCAGTTCTGTGAGCTGATGTCGCGTTACCAACCTTTTTCTCATCTTAATGAGCAAGGCTTTATGGTCGGCTTATTGTCGATCTTAGATGCCATGCTCGACTTATCGATCGAAGCCCTGGTGAAGCAACTGCCGTTGAGTGATTCTGTGCAGCAAGCATTACTGCATCGTAAGGGTGAGTACGGCGTGCTGATCTCGCTAGAAGAATGCTACGAGCGAGCTGATTGGCATGGCGTCGAAAAGCTCTCGGGTCAGTTGGGTTTGTCATTTGATGAAGTCAAAGCCTCGTTAAGTGAAGCGGCTCGCTGGAGCCAAAGCGTCGTCGCGGTCTAA
- a CDS encoding ArsJ-associated glyceraldehyde-3-phosphate dehydrogenase: MTIKVGINGFGRIGRLALRAAFDWPELEFVQINDVAGDAATLGHLLEFDSVQGRWHHEVQVEGNELVINGKRIATTQHRDIDAVNWSGCDVVIEATGVHRKTSYLDQYLDQGVKRVVVSAPVKEEGIANIVVGVNDHIFDPDKHRIVTAASCTTNCIAPVVKVIHEKLGIEQSSFTTIHDLTNTQTILDAPHKDLRRARACGMSLIPTTTGSATAIVEIFPDLKGKINGHAVRVPLANASLTDIIFDVKRDTTAEEVNALLKEASEGELKGILGFEERPLVSIDYKGDQRSTIVDALSTMVVGSRMVKIYAWYDNEMGYATRTAELVRNVGLA, encoded by the coding sequence ATGACGATTAAAGTAGGGATTAACGGGTTTGGGCGCATTGGACGTTTGGCGCTGCGCGCGGCATTCGATTGGCCAGAATTGGAATTTGTGCAAATCAATGATGTTGCGGGCGATGCAGCAACATTGGGTCATTTATTGGAGTTCGACTCTGTTCAAGGGCGTTGGCACCATGAAGTGCAGGTTGAGGGAAATGAACTCGTCATCAATGGCAAGCGCATCGCGACGACGCAGCATCGCGACATCGATGCAGTGAATTGGTCTGGTTGTGATGTTGTGATTGAAGCGACAGGCGTGCACCGCAAAACATCGTACCTTGACCAATATCTCGATCAGGGCGTGAAGCGAGTGGTGGTTAGCGCACCAGTGAAAGAAGAAGGTATTGCGAACATCGTTGTTGGCGTGAACGACCACATTTTCGATCCTGACAAACATCGTATCGTGACAGCGGCTTCGTGCACGACCAACTGCATCGCACCAGTAGTAAAAGTCATTCATGAGAAATTGGGCATTGAGCAATCCTCTTTCACGACGATTCATGATTTGACCAATACGCAAACCATTTTGGATGCACCGCACAAAGATCTGCGTCGTGCTCGTGCGTGTGGCATGAGTCTTATCCCGACCACCACGGGCAGTGCGACTGCGATTGTGGAAATTTTCCCTGATTTAAAAGGCAAGATTAACGGCCACGCAGTGCGTGTCCCGTTGGCGAATGCGTCACTGACAGACATCATCTTCGATGTGAAACGCGATACCACCGCAGAAGAAGTGAATGCTTTGCTGAAAGAAGCGTCAGAAGGTGAGCTAAAAGGCATTCTTGGCTTTGAAGAGCGTCCGTTGGTGTCGATCGATTACAAAGGCGATCAACGCTCAACCATCGTTGATGCACTCTCAACAATGGTCGTTGGTTCTCGCATGGTGAAGATTTACGCGTGGTACGACAATGAAATGGGTTACGCAACGCGCACCGCAGAATTGGTTCGTAACGTTGGTTTGGCTTAA
- a CDS encoding DUF2500 domain-containing protein has product MPISLILAIFALIALGAWVFFRFYSKHYVGEDAPEQSVQVTILDKQAIDVPDAQPGQDDQEYWIYVQRGPIGPKREFQIGVHYYHALNPGDKGTLTYCGDKFLHFAIKR; this is encoded by the coding sequence ATGCCAATCTCACTTATCTTGGCCATTTTTGCCCTCATCGCTCTTGGCGCATGGGTGTTCTTTCGTTTCTACAGCAAACATTACGTTGGTGAAGATGCGCCAGAACAAAGTGTTCAAGTCACGATTTTAGACAAACAAGCGATCGATGTGCCGGATGCGCAGCCGGGACAGGACGACCAAGAATATTGGATTTATGTGCAACGTGGCCCAATCGGCCCGAAACGAGAATTCCAAATTGGTGTGCACTATTACCACGCGCTTAATCCAGGTGATAAAGGCACCCTGACCTACTGTGGCGACAAATTCCTACATTTCGCAATCAAACGCTAA
- a CDS encoding DUF1145 domain-containing protein, with translation MKALLILAKAAIAFVWLVLILNIVMPFPGNAAIALYIMTAFLFIMHGLQMAIFIGAFGDKIQMSSWEKYSILIFGIFALLDIRRKHMM, from the coding sequence ATGAAAGCACTACTTATCCTAGCTAAAGCGGCGATTGCCTTTGTTTGGCTGGTTTTGATTCTGAATATTGTGATGCCATTTCCAGGTAATGCTGCGATTGCGTTGTACATCATGACAGCCTTCTTGTTCATCATGCACGGTTTGCAAATGGCAATCTTCATTGGTGCATTTGGCGATAAGATTCAGATGAGCAGTTGGGAAAAGTATTCCATCTTGATTTTTGGTATTTTTGCCCTGCTCGACATTCGTCGTAAACACATGATGTAA
- a CDS encoding acyltransferase, producing MRERVLFFDLLRCVAAVAVIAIHVLAPYRNELGVIPMDQWLTAVGVNSVTRWAVPVFILITGALMLSDTRPFDGKYYVKRRLGKVLVPFLIWSTFYAYLSGWTAQGFDFETVKEVLSNSPFHATYYHLGFFYYFIPLYFVIPLFQWMARNVDDNVLYTYLAFWMFTSTLFLFKIDGPWSNQMWLYMGYLPLGYVLFQKVPLNRSMVTLFTGFGLVALAVTFTMVVTNSLEAEKYTVGRWLSYKTLNVILAASMIFMLCRYFGEGLPKNVQKVVSFISQHSLGIYLLHPIFLWPMKEFGWYTGHPGWVIPVWIVLSGAGALAMSYLFSKSAKTRWLLP from the coding sequence ATGAGAGAAAGGGTTCTGTTTTTTGATTTATTGCGCTGCGTCGCCGCAGTGGCTGTGATCGCTATTCATGTCTTGGCGCCTTATCGAAACGAGTTGGGCGTGATCCCAATGGACCAATGGCTCACCGCCGTTGGAGTGAACAGCGTGACCCGATGGGCGGTGCCGGTATTTATTTTGATTACGGGCGCTCTGATGCTCAGTGATACACGTCCTTTTGATGGCAAGTATTACGTGAAGCGGCGTTTGGGGAAGGTGTTGGTGCCTTTTCTAATTTGGTCGACGTTCTACGCGTATCTATCGGGTTGGACGGCACAAGGATTCGATTTTGAAACCGTCAAAGAAGTGCTGAGTAATAGTCCGTTTCATGCCACCTATTACCATTTAGGCTTCTTCTATTACTTTATTCCACTGTATTTCGTGATTCCTCTATTCCAATGGATGGCACGTAATGTTGATGACAATGTCCTCTATACCTATCTGGCTTTTTGGATGTTCACTAGCACGTTATTCCTATTCAAGATTGATGGGCCATGGAGTAACCAAATGTGGCTCTATATGGGCTATCTGCCTTTGGGCTATGTGCTGTTTCAAAAAGTGCCACTAAATCGTTCTATGGTGACGTTGTTCACTGGGTTTGGATTGGTGGCGTTAGCCGTGACATTCACCATGGTGGTGACCAACAGTTTGGAAGCGGAGAAATACACCGTGGGGCGTTGGTTGTCATACAAAACATTGAACGTGATTTTGGCGGCATCGATGATTTTTATGCTGTGTCGGTATTTTGGGGAAGGGTTGCCGAAGAACGTGCAGAAAGTGGTGAGTTTTATCAGCCAGCACAGCTTGGGCATTTACTTACTTCACCCAATCTTCTTATGGCCGATGAAAGAGTTCGGTTGGTATACCGGTCATCCGGGATGGGTGATCCCTGTGTGGATTGTGTTAAGTGGGGCGGGAGCCTTGGCGATGAGTTATTTGTTCTCGAAATCAGCCAAGACTCGTTGGTTGCTGCCGTAA
- the arsJ gene encoding organoarsenical effux MFS transporter ArsJ has protein sequence MISQLSKSIRQYMLVTFNYWNFTVTDGALRMLVVLYFHDLGYSTLAIASLFLFYEFFGVVTNLIGGWLGARLGLNKTMNIGLAMQVFALLMLAVPNAWLTIPWVMAAQALSGIAKDLNKMSAKSAIKTLVPDEQQGALYKWVAILTGSKNALKGAGFFVGGLLLSWVGFQNSMFIMASVLAVVFICSMIWLEADMGKAKNKPKFSHIFSKSESVNILSAARMFLFGARDVWFVVALPVYLGSVFGWDHLWVGGFLASWVIAYGFVQGFAPRITGKAQGRVPDGSAALVWAGILALITGGIAYGVQIGWQPEIVIVVGLMIFGAVFAINSSLHSYLIVSYAKGDGVSLDVGFYYMANAMGRLIGTVLSGWIYQEAGLAACLWVSFAFLALTTLISIKLPKANIATA, from the coding sequence ATGATTTCTCAATTGAGCAAAAGTATTCGTCAGTACATGTTAGTGACGTTTAACTATTGGAACTTTACCGTAACCGACGGAGCGCTGCGTATGCTGGTGGTGCTCTATTTTCACGACTTGGGTTATTCAACGTTAGCCATTGCCTCGCTCTTTCTTTTCTATGAATTTTTTGGCGTGGTGACCAATCTGATTGGTGGTTGGTTAGGGGCCCGGTTAGGCCTGAACAAAACCATGAATATTGGCCTAGCGATGCAAGTGTTTGCGTTGTTAATGTTGGCAGTGCCCAACGCTTGGCTGACGATTCCTTGGGTGATGGCTGCGCAAGCTTTGTCTGGCATCGCTAAAGATCTCAACAAGATGAGTGCAAAGAGTGCGATTAAGACGCTAGTACCAGATGAGCAGCAAGGCGCACTTTACAAATGGGTGGCGATTTTGACGGGGTCGAAGAACGCACTCAAAGGGGCGGGTTTCTTTGTCGGTGGCTTGTTGTTGTCTTGGGTGGGTTTCCAAAACTCGATGTTTATTATGGCGAGTGTGCTCGCGGTAGTGTTCATTTGCAGCATGATCTGGCTAGAAGCCGATATGGGCAAAGCGAAAAATAAGCCTAAGTTTAGCCACATCTTTTCTAAGTCTGAATCGGTCAACATCTTGTCCGCAGCGCGCATGTTCCTGTTTGGTGCGCGGGATGTCTGGTTTGTGGTGGCTTTGCCGGTTTATCTCGGCAGCGTATTTGGCTGGGATCACTTGTGGGTTGGTGGCTTTTTAGCATCATGGGTGATCGCGTATGGCTTTGTGCAAGGTTTTGCGCCGCGCATTACGGGTAAAGCGCAAGGTCGCGTGCCTGATGGAAGTGCGGCATTAGTGTGGGCGGGGATTCTTGCCTTAATCACCGGCGGGATTGCTTACGGAGTACAAATTGGTTGGCAGCCGGAAATCGTGATTGTGGTTGGGCTGATGATTTTTGGTGCGGTCTTTGCCATTAACTCTTCGCTGCATTCGTATCTGATTGTGAGCTATGCCAAAGGCGACGGCGTCTCGTTGGATGTCGGTTTTTACTACATGGCCAACGCCATGGGACGTTTGATTGGAACGGTATTGTCGGGGTGGATTTACCAAGAAGCAGGACTAGCGGCGTGTTTGTGGGTCTCTTTCGCTTTCTTGGCGCTGACAACGTTGATTTCGATTAAGTTGCCTAAAGCTAATATCGCCACGGCTTAG
- a CDS encoding lysoplasmalogenase: MWSWLAIGLSGMYSVLGAKQANPTQSLVFKIFTLLLLLILVLTQGPSADHSYWIAGGLVVSMFADTLHSFKTRKLIYFAAYLAAQVCYSKSFWVQLNGDIVWWLLALLLAASIVAFFLLLPQLDSLVFPVVTMGIMLVQLAWAAGEVWLQTPSYANAIGFSGTVIMTYSALAYAIHGFRKPMKRAYVWVSGSYFLAHALIVASIIY; this comes from the coding sequence ATGTGGAGTTGGCTGGCGATAGGGTTATCAGGTATGTATTCCGTGTTGGGTGCAAAGCAAGCGAACCCGACACAATCCTTAGTGTTTAAAATCTTTACGCTATTACTTCTTCTTATTTTGGTGCTAACCCAAGGGCCGTCGGCCGATCACAGCTACTGGATTGCTGGTGGTTTGGTGGTTTCTATGTTCGCCGATACGCTGCATTCGTTTAAAACACGCAAGCTGATCTATTTTGCTGCCTATCTCGCAGCGCAAGTGTGCTATAGCAAATCTTTTTGGGTTCAGCTTAATGGCGATATCGTGTGGTGGTTGTTGGCTTTGTTGCTTGCCGCCAGTATCGTGGCGTTTTTCCTTCTTTTACCGCAGTTAGATTCGCTCGTTTTTCCCGTTGTGACTATGGGCATAATGCTAGTGCAGCTCGCTTGGGCTGCCGGTGAGGTTTGGCTGCAAACGCCTAGCTACGCGAATGCCATTGGCTTTAGTGGTACCGTCATCATGACGTATTCCGCGCTCGCTTACGCCATACACGGATTCCGTAAACCAATGAAGCGCGCGTATGTTTGGGTAAGTGGTAGCTACTTTCTTGCTCATGCACTCATTGTTGCTTCTATCATTTACTAA
- a CDS encoding YecH family metal-binding protein, giving the protein MSDIHAHNLLNLLRETPMSRDELAQHFGADVRFHTCKLNDLDLDALLTFLLQRDKVRELEGKFVVNMARICNH; this is encoded by the coding sequence ATGAGTGACATTCATGCTCACAACTTACTAAACCTACTACGTGAAACCCCAATGAGCCGCGACGAGCTCGCACAACATTTTGGCGCAGACGTACGCTTTCATACCTGTAAGTTGAATGATCTAGACTTAGATGCATTGCTAACCTTTTTATTACAGCGCGATAAGGTTCGCGAACTCGAAGGCAAGTTCGTCGTCAACATGGCGCGTATTTGCAACCATTAA
- a CDS encoding alpha/beta fold hydrolase has translation MATNHSPLTYTQETLFEQAIGGPIAALWQTRQEGFVKGTEKKKIYWCKLTNPEHKKAVLIVNGRIESSWKYQELFYDLYRQGYDVYSFDHRGQGLSDRLLSDSDMGHVYDFTDYIDDMDVVIKQHDLKQYQQCFIIAHSMGGAIATRYLQTHPEHPFTGLILSAPMFGINLPWYLSPIAIPVTQILSAVSPLPRYAPGHKPYFPKPFEDNPLSQSAGRYQWFRNLYTEKPELQVGGPSTRWVWQGLMAAKQCFLLTRQVKVPVLLVQAGNDRIVSNLAQKRFIEKLRKTNPHAALLSIEGAQHEILFETDQYRNQALDAIFRFMDDPTSSSDEKMQ, from the coding sequence ATGGCTACTAACCATTCACCTTTGACTTATACTCAAGAGACTTTATTTGAGCAAGCAATTGGTGGTCCGATCGCAGCACTTTGGCAAACTCGCCAAGAGGGCTTTGTTAAAGGGACAGAGAAAAAGAAAATCTACTGGTGCAAACTCACCAACCCTGAACACAAAAAAGCCGTGCTGATCGTCAATGGCCGCATCGAATCTTCCTGGAAGTACCAAGAGCTGTTTTACGATCTCTACCGCCAAGGTTACGATGTGTATTCCTTTGACCACCGAGGACAAGGTTTATCAGATCGCCTATTATCTGACTCTGATATGGGTCACGTCTATGACTTTACTGACTATATTGATGATATGGACGTGGTGATCAAACAACACGACCTTAAACAATATCAGCAGTGCTTTATCATCGCGCACTCCATGGGCGGTGCCATCGCGACGCGCTACCTGCAAACCCACCCAGAGCACCCATTCACTGGTTTGATTTTAAGCGCACCCATGTTTGGCATTAACTTGCCGTGGTACTTATCACCCATCGCTATCCCAGTGACGCAAATTCTTTCTGCCGTGTCACCACTGCCGCGTTATGCGCCGGGCCACAAGCCGTACTTTCCCAAGCCTTTTGAGGACAATCCTCTCAGCCAAAGCGCAGGCCGCTACCAGTGGTTTCGCAATCTCTATACAGAAAAACCGGAACTGCAAGTCGGCGGACCAAGCACGCGCTGGGTATGGCAAGGACTCATGGCAGCGAAACAGTGCTTTTTGTTAACTCGCCAAGTAAAAGTGCCTGTGCTACTGGTTCAAGCAGGTAATGATCGTATCGTCAGCAATCTCGCGCAAAAACGCTTTATCGAGAAGCTGCGTAAAACCAATCCTCATGCGGCATTGCTTTCTATTGAAGGCGCACAGCATGAAATCTTGTTCGAAACAGACCAGTACCGCAATCAAGCGCTCGATGCGATCTTCCGCTTTATGGATGACCCTACTTCGTCGTCAGACGAAAAAATGCAATAA
- a CDS encoding EVE domain-containing protein: protein MAYWLFKTEPDTFSIDTLRTQKVSCWEGVRNYQARNMMRDQVKVGDFVLIYHSSCKNVGVAGIAKVVREAYPDHFQFDPESDYYDPKSDPDNPRWIMVDIEFVRKTARVIPLSVMKAMPELENMPLVKRGNRLSIMPVTEDEWEAILGKEKLPSQR, encoded by the coding sequence ATGGCATATTGGTTATTTAAAACAGAACCAGATACCTTTTCTATTGACACGCTTAGAACCCAAAAGGTTTCATGTTGGGAGGGAGTTCGTAATTATCAGGCGCGCAATATGATGCGTGACCAAGTAAAGGTGGGCGATTTCGTCCTGATTTACCACTCTTCCTGTAAAAATGTTGGCGTGGCGGGGATTGCCAAAGTCGTGCGAGAAGCCTATCCCGACCATTTTCAGTTCGACCCAGAAAGTGATTATTACGACCCAAAATCGGACCCAGACAACCCTCGTTGGATCATGGTCGATATTGAGTTTGTGCGTAAAACCGCGCGGGTGATCCCACTGTCGGTCATGAAAGCGATGCCTGAACTTGAGAACATGCCACTGGTGAAACGCGGAAATCGCCTTTCGATCATGCCTGTGACCGAAGATGAGTGGGAAGCGATTCTTGGCAAAGAGAAGTTACCAAGCCAGAGATAA